The following coding sequences are from one Microbulbifer sp. TB1203 window:
- a CDS encoding alpha-L-fucosidase → MNRRDALKLGAAGVAGLYVAPVLGKVDSLKLDVAKGPFKPTWESLSQYQTPEWFRDAKFGMWAHWGAQCEPENGDWYARGMYQEGSGHYQYHVEKYGHPSKFGFKDVINTWKGDKWDPDRLVQLYKSAGAKYFMAMANHHDNLDLYDSSYQPNWNSTKVGPRKDIIGGWEKATRKAGLPFAVSVHAAHAWSWFEPAQLSDTTGPLAGVPYDGRLAKADGEGTWWEGLDPQELYAQNHPLSKNSQDPSMIHKQWNWGNGVTIPSSAYIEKFYNRTVELIDKYNPEMVYFDDTALPLWPVSDAGLRIAAHMYNKSLERNDKVQAVITGKILDSLQRQCLVWDIEKGHSNDIEPLPWQTDTCIGGWHYDRNLYLNKKYKSAETVIHSLVDVVSKNGNLMLNIPVRGDGSIDELEEQIVSEIGVWMGLNGESIYGTRPWKIFGEGPQQESAAELTAQGFNEGKGKPYSPEDVRFATKGNKLYATVMAWPDSGKAVIKSLRTGSTYHPGKINGVKLVSTSASLKFERTQKGLEVHFPQDKPQAAYANALEIV, encoded by the coding sequence ATGAATCGAAGAGACGCTTTAAAACTGGGAGCTGCAGGAGTAGCGGGTCTTTATGTCGCTCCAGTGCTGGGTAAGGTGGATAGCCTAAAATTAGATGTAGCAAAAGGACCTTTTAAGCCGACCTGGGAATCCCTGTCCCAATACCAAACTCCCGAGTGGTTTCGCGATGCCAAGTTCGGAATGTGGGCACACTGGGGAGCTCAATGTGAGCCTGAGAATGGAGACTGGTATGCCCGAGGCATGTATCAAGAAGGCTCTGGACATTATCAATATCACGTAGAGAAGTATGGGCATCCCTCAAAGTTTGGTTTTAAAGATGTCATCAATACATGGAAAGGTGATAAGTGGGATCCCGATCGCTTGGTGCAACTGTATAAAAGCGCGGGCGCCAAGTATTTTATGGCGATGGCTAATCACCACGACAATCTCGACCTCTACGATAGTAGCTATCAGCCCAATTGGAACTCCACTAAGGTAGGGCCTAGAAAAGACATCATAGGTGGCTGGGAGAAAGCGACCCGAAAGGCTGGATTGCCCTTTGCCGTAAGTGTTCACGCAGCGCATGCCTGGAGCTGGTTTGAACCTGCACAGCTTTCGGATACAACGGGACCTCTGGCGGGAGTGCCTTACGATGGCAGGCTTGCCAAAGCCGATGGGGAAGGCACCTGGTGGGAGGGCCTGGACCCCCAGGAACTGTACGCTCAGAACCATCCTCTAAGTAAAAATAGTCAAGATCCCTCGATGATACACAAGCAGTGGAATTGGGGGAACGGAGTAACAATTCCTTCGAGCGCCTATATCGAGAAGTTCTACAACCGGACAGTGGAATTGATCGATAAATACAATCCAGAAATGGTCTATTTCGATGACACTGCGCTGCCTTTATGGCCTGTAAGCGACGCGGGACTGCGCATAGCCGCGCATATGTACAACAAGAGTTTAGAGCGCAACGACAAAGTGCAAGCGGTTATTACAGGGAAAATACTTGATTCCCTGCAGCGCCAGTGCCTGGTCTGGGATATAGAAAAAGGCCACAGTAATGATATAGAGCCGCTTCCCTGGCAAACCGACACCTGTATTGGCGGCTGGCACTATGATCGCAATCTCTATCTGAACAAGAAATATAAGTCGGCTGAAACCGTCATACATAGCCTGGTGGATGTAGTAAGCAAGAATGGAAATTTGATGCTGAATATACCCGTGCGGGGAGACGGCAGCATCGACGAACTGGAAGAGCAGATCGTATCGGAGATCGGCGTCTGGATGGGCCTCAACGGAGAAAGCATATACGGCACCCGGCCCTGGAAAATATTTGGGGAGGGGCCGCAACAGGAAAGCGCCGCCGAGCTGACTGCCCAAGGCTTCAATGAAGGCAAAGGTAAGCCCTATAGCCCAGAGGATGTCCGTTTCGCAACCAAGGGCAATAAACTTTATGCAACGGTAATGGCTTGGCCGGATAGCGGTAAAGCAGTCATAAAAAGCTTACGGACAGGATCAACTTATCATCCAGGGAAGATAAACGGGGTCAAGCTAGTCAGCACCAGTGCGTCGCTTAAATTTGAGCGCACCCAAAAAGGCCTTGAAGTCCACTTTCCTCAGGATAAACCCCAAGCTGCCTATGCCAATGCTTTAGAGATCGTTTAA
- a CDS encoding glycoside hydrolase family 97 N-terminal domain-containing protein yields MFIHRLIFLILAMGLAIVASASEAAPNGFQEKLTSPDGRYVLDVARAVKKGKSSGITYRVSYDRLKVIENSQLSISLDNHLSEWALAIKEKPEGAWMDGLVLVDVNREEVDSSWRPPYGERSRVVDKYNALTLTFEQQASANYRMDIQLRAYNEGVAIRYYFHENPNGIYYRVVDEQTEFSFPKGTLAWFEPWAQGPYSLLPLADWPGESERPLTLQLGNGLYAAIAEAAMVDFVRTKFTLSDSKPNTVRTALYEPVDKVPYFATPWRVIMAAEKPGELIEHNDILLNLNAPSRVADTSWIKPGKIVRDMTLTEEGAKAWIDFAAEHNIQYLLFDAKWYGPFFTFDTDARTVEIDLDLPEVIRYGKEKGVGIWLYVNQQALLKQDHELFPLYREWGVAGVKYGFVQVGSHRWTTWLHESVERAAQNQLMVNIHDEFRVTGEQRTLPNILTVEGIRGNEEMPDATHNTILPFTRGIAGMGDYTICYFNDRIKTTHAHQLALAVVMYSPLQTLFWYDKAADYSGEPEIEFFEKVPTVWDDTRVLGGEIGQYIAVARKSGDQWFLGAITNNDKRTVEIDLDFLEEGKKYTATFYQDDDEAPTKTRVSLDTRMVERGTLLSLDLKASGGAAIWIR; encoded by the coding sequence ATGTTTATTCACAGGCTGATTTTTCTCATCCTGGCCATGGGATTGGCCATCGTGGCATCCGCCTCGGAGGCTGCACCCAATGGATTTCAGGAAAAACTGACTTCTCCAGATGGGCGCTACGTCTTGGATGTTGCCCGTGCGGTGAAAAAGGGAAAATCATCGGGTATCACCTATCGGGTGTCCTACGACCGTCTTAAAGTGATCGAGAATTCACAACTTTCCATTTCCCTCGACAATCACCTTTCCGAGTGGGCGCTTGCTATCAAGGAGAAGCCGGAGGGTGCCTGGATGGACGGCCTGGTACTGGTGGATGTGAACAGGGAGGAGGTGGACTCCTCCTGGCGACCGCCCTATGGCGAGCGCAGCCGGGTGGTGGATAAATACAATGCACTGACGCTGACTTTTGAGCAGCAAGCCAGCGCCAACTACAGGATGGACATCCAGCTGCGGGCCTACAACGAAGGCGTCGCCATCCGCTACTACTTCCATGAAAACCCCAACGGTATCTACTACCGGGTGGTGGATGAGCAGACCGAATTCAGCTTTCCAAAAGGGACCCTGGCTTGGTTCGAACCCTGGGCCCAGGGCCCCTATTCGCTGCTGCCTCTAGCCGATTGGCCCGGGGAGAGTGAGCGCCCGCTGACCTTGCAGCTCGGGAACGGGCTCTACGCAGCTATTGCCGAAGCGGCGATGGTCGATTTTGTCCGCACTAAATTCACCCTGTCCGACAGCAAGCCCAATACGGTGCGCACGGCGCTTTACGAGCCGGTGGACAAGGTGCCCTATTTCGCTACCCCCTGGCGGGTCATTATGGCGGCGGAAAAACCGGGAGAGCTGATCGAGCACAACGATATCCTGCTGAACCTCAACGCGCCCAGCCGCGTCGCAGACACCTCCTGGATAAAGCCCGGCAAGATAGTCCGCGATATGACCCTGACGGAGGAGGGTGCCAAGGCCTGGATCGACTTTGCCGCGGAGCACAATATCCAGTACCTGCTGTTCGACGCGAAATGGTACGGGCCGTTTTTCACCTTTGACACCGATGCCCGCACGGTGGAGATCGACCTGGACCTGCCGGAAGTCATCCGCTACGGAAAAGAGAAGGGCGTGGGTATCTGGCTCTATGTCAACCAGCAGGCGTTGCTGAAGCAGGACCACGAACTATTTCCCCTCTACCGGGAGTGGGGCGTCGCCGGGGTGAAATACGGCTTTGTGCAGGTCGGCTCCCACCGCTGGACCACCTGGCTGCACGAATCGGTGGAGCGCGCGGCGCAGAACCAGCTGATGGTCAATATCCACGACGAGTTCCGGGTCACCGGCGAGCAGCGCACCCTGCCCAATATCCTTACCGTGGAGGGCATCCGCGGCAATGAAGAGATGCCCGATGCAACCCACAACACCATCCTGCCATTTACCCGCGGCATAGCGGGTATGGGCGACTACACCATCTGCTACTTCAACGACCGCATCAAAACCACCCACGCCCACCAGTTGGCGCTCGCGGTGGTGATGTACAGCCCGCTGCAGACATTGTTCTGGTACGACAAGGCGGCGGACTACAGTGGCGAGCCGGAGATTGAGTTTTTCGAGAAGGTGCCGACCGTCTGGGACGATACCCGGGTGCTGGGTGGAGAAATCGGTCAGTACATTGCGGTCGCCAGGAAATCAGGAGACCAGTGGTTTCTCGGGGCTATCACCAACAACGATAAAAGGACTGTGGAAATCGACCTCGACTTTCTTGAGGAAGGGAAAAAGTACACAGCGACATTCTATCAGGATGACGATGAGGCCCCGACAAAAACCAGAGTTTCCCTTGATACGAGGATGGTGGAGCGCGGCACCTTGTTGTCGCTGGATCTGAAGGCATCCGGTGGAGCAGCCATATGGATTCGGTAA